The Thermoproteales archaeon genome includes the window ATTACACTTGGCTTTAACTGGACTTCATCCGTATACTCATGATTTAGTAGAATTACTTGATTCGCTTAAAGATTTAGGATTAGGGCCTTCGGAAAATCTTTACCTTTACGCTGATGCGCTAACCCCCCATTATACTATGTCTAGGTATCCGGGTAGGAAACCCGTAACTTATAATAGGAGCCTAGCTGAGAGGTGTATTAAATATGCAAAAGAAATTATCAAGTGGGTTAAGGAGGAAGCTGTTAAAATCCAGGGCTAGGAAGATTAGGGAAGGCGACAAGTTGCTACGTGAATACGTTGAAAAAATATCTAGGAAGTATCCTAAATCTACAATAATCTTATTCGGCTCAAGGGCACGACGAGATTATCTCCCTTATAGCGACTATGATTTGGTAGTAGTTCTTCAAGAAGTAGATGATAAAATTTCAACAATAGAAGAATTTAGGAAGTTAAAACCTAGGGGGTTACCTTTAGATCTACTCGTAATTCGGGTAGATGAGCTATCAGACCCTCTCATATTAAAAATGTTTAGAAAATGTAAGATATTATATAATGGTCTTAAAATAAATTCCGAGATTTTAAATCGGCAGGTTTAAATTATTAAAATGAACATAGTTTATTGATGGAAAAGAAGGGGAGTTTTGTTTTAGGAGTTTTTATTGGTTTTGCAGTTCAGGTAGTTATTGGATTTTTCGGAGTTACAGCTTGGATAAGCGATTTTATAGGGGGATTGGCGGCTGGCTATATTGCTGGAACAGACTATTTTAAGGGAGCGTTTGCTGGCTTTCTAGCTGGTATTCTTGGAGGCTTAATACTGGCCGTAATTTTCAGTGTTGCTGGAGTACTTATAGGACGTTTCTTGTCTCCTATAATGCCATTATTAGGGCCTATTTCCTCTCTCATAGGTGTAGGGCTTGGACTGCTTGCAATATTGCTAGGGCTTAAAGGAGCGCTGGTTGGTGCTATTGGAGGTTTTATAGGTTCGTTTATTGCTTCAAAAATTTAATAGGTAGGGAAATACTTTGTACCTGACACTGGGTACTTTAGCTAATAAAAGAACAGTTAGGATTCCAGTTAACAATGGGGTTCTTTTAGCTCTCGCATATACGAATTTTATAGAAAAAGCGGAGTATCTGGCTTTTCTTTTTGAAAACGCTGCAAAGCTAGACTATAGTATTTTATTGATTGATTTAGAGGGTAAACAGCTTCCCATAGCGGGACAGATTGGAGAAAAGTATGGTTTAGAGTTTGGAGTTTTTGATGCTACAGGTTCATTAGGAGCTCCAGTTGGTTTAAAGTTTACACGTTTTTTCTTGCCGTCTATAGCTTTAATGCTGGATTTAGACGATAAATGCTTTAGCAAATTAATTAAAGTATATAGGCATGATGGTTTTTACGATTTAACGGGTATTCTTGAGAAGATAAAATGTCTTAGAAAAGCTTCATTAGATTTAGATGTTTTTTCTAAGATAAAATATTTTAAGGATTTCATCGAGTTTGCTGCTGGAAATTTTGTTTACGTGCTTCCCTATTTTAACGATATTACTTTAAGATATGCCTATGCTCTATCCCTGTATTTGCTCCAGTATATTGCAAAAAAGCCTTTGGTTTTTGTAATGGAAGAACCTTATTTTTTCTACAAGACCAAGTTTATTCAAAGCCTATTAACAGAACCTTGTAATGGCTCGTTATATATTCATGTTATGCCTCCGGAAATGCTCGTAAACTCTCCTTTTCTACAGAAATATGATTATATAGTATCGCTTCAAGATGCTACTGAATCAGTAGCCAAGTTTTTAAAATTGAAAAATATTAATGGAAACGCTATCTTCGAAAGAACTAATAATTCTTGGCGAGTTACTAACTTTAAATTCGGAAAACCGAGCTTTGATATCTGCTTTGCCGAAATCGGTGAAGTGCGCAAGCTGGCTGAAGTTTTCACGGAAAAGCTTTATCCTACAGGTTTGCCAGTAAAAATTCCTTTAGTAGATACTAGTGTTTTGGATTTGTCTTTGAAAGCTATATTTCTTCGTGCAATTTTGAACCTTGCAGGAGTATATGTTTTAAGCTATCTAAATGCTAGAACCGGATTTCTTGTCAGTAAACTATATACTGCTTTTAAAATCTTCGAATGGGGTAGGAGAAGAATAGAAGCCAACGAAAAAAGTAAAGCCTATAACTGCGCCAAAGCCAATAAGGCGAAAATTTAATAGTATAAACTATTTGTTGTCATATATTATACATGGGGTAAATTTATAATGCCAATAGATATAGATGTGATTGAAAATAGGATCTCCGACATTAAAAAGACAATTCAAGAACTTCATAGATTAACCACTAAACAATACGAAAAGCTTAGCATGGATGAGAAATATTCAATAAGATATAATGTAATAGTGCTTGTAGAAGCGCTCGTAGCCCTTTGCAGTCATATATCCATAGAAGATCTAGATAAAACTCCACAATCTTATAAAGAAAGCGTGAGAATTGTCGCTGAGCACTTCAGTCTCCCCTGCACAGAAGATTTAGAAGCGCTTGTTGGTTTAAGAAATCTTCTGATACATAGGTATCATGTAATTTTGGATAGGAAAATATACTTTTTCATAAAAGAAGATTTTGAATGTTTATATAAGCTGATTGAGGAGGTGGAGAAAAAATATCTATGAAATATTATAGGTTAAATCTGGAAGACGTAGTTGAAAAAGCTACGAGGATTTTAGAGAAGGAGGATAATGTTTTAATAGCCATAATTTACGGTTCGGCTGTAAGGAGAAAAATTGTTAGAGATTTAGATATACTAATATATGCTCCAGGTATCGCGTTGAGGGACCTTCTAAAGCTAGAAGCTAAGCTAGAGAGGGAGATTGGAATACCTGTAGACTTAGCTCTGTTTGATCAGGTTTCACCTAGATTAGCTTATAAAGCTTTGGTTAGAGGAATTAAAATATTGTCTAGAAATAATATATTATTTAATGCTTTAACAACTTTAGCTATTGCCCAAATACAAGACACGCAAGTAAAGAGAGTAGGAAAGTTAAAGATAAGAAAGCCAGGAAGATTTCGTTTTTAACTTTAGGTACTGAGAAGGATTGATTGGAGGATTTGCTGACTTAGGCTTAGATACTCTTAATGTTTAGCATTTTCTTCATTAATTTTAAAGAAAAAGAAGAGATTAACGGGAAAAAATAAAGCCTAGAATTACTGCGCCTAGGCCGAGAGCTGTTATGTAGGCTCCAACTAATAGGGCGACTATGAACTGGGATATTAAGTCGGAAAATATTTTCTGTTTCTCTTCTATCCGTAATAGCCCCTTCTCGGCTTTAAAACCTAACTTATACAATTTATATCCCGAGTAGACAACCGTCAGCGAAAGAAATGCAGCTACGACCGTAACAATAATTAAGGCATACTTTCCCAAAGATATTAAAATACTGGGTAGGAAAAGAGAAAAGAGTCCTGATTCTTCTCCCATAGTGAACAAGTTCATGATAATACAGAGTATTAATATTAGCCTTAAAAAATCCGCTAGCGATGCGAATACTATTACTGTTCCACCAAACTTTAGCAATAGCACAGCAGAGTAATATCTAAAGCTTTCCACAGAATAGAAGAAAAATTAGTCTTAAAATTTTTATCGCTAAATCGGGATTAAGCAATGAATTAAAATAATATATAGAAGACTTGGTTAAAGAAACTGGCCAAATCTTATGGGGTTAATTTCATAGGTTACTAAATTTCTTTTAGATGTTTAATTTTTACAAAATTTTTTGCTTTCGTATATATCTCGTTATCAGCTGATATTAAGAGAGCTTTAAGTTTTTTAGCTAGCGATATATATGTAGCATCATAAGTTGTTATATTGAGATTTTCAGCTAATTCTATGAGATTCGCTCCTTCGCTCAAGTTTATTTCATATAATTCTATCCCCAGTTTATTTAGTAATTTCATTGCTAACTTTCCATCTTCTGATTTAATTCTTCCCATCCTTATAGCTCTAACAAGAAGACTTGCAAGCTCATAGACTAATAGTACGGGTTCATGTACCTCTATTTCCCCATTAACAAGTTTTTCCCTAAGTTTTAATGCCTGATCTTCCCAGGGTTCGCCCGGCAGGATCCATTTAGCTATTACATTCGCATCTAAAACTACATTCCTTTCTGATTCAACGCTGTCTATCTTCTCTAATCCATGACACGATTTCATCAGTTGTCACCTTTTTAGCTCTTCCTCTTATATTGTCTAATATTTCTGCCGCCTTTTTTCTCTCTATTTCAGCTATCTTTATTCT containing:
- a CDS encoding HEPN domain-containing protein produces the protein MKLPAEWVEKADFLIGDAEKHLIEGVYWIVCFEAQQAAELYLRGLHLALTGLHPYTHDLVELLDSLKDLGLGPSENLYLYADALTPHYTMSRYPGRKPVTYNRSLAERCIKYAKEIIKWVKEEAVKIQG
- a CDS encoding nucleotidyltransferase domain-containing protein, encoding MQKKLSSGLRRKLLKSRARKIREGDKLLREYVEKISRKYPKSTIILFGSRARRDYLPYSDYDLVVVLQEVDDKISTIEEFRKLKPRGLPLDLLVIRVDELSDPLILKMFRKCKILYNGLKINSEILNRQV
- a CDS encoding DUF5518 domain-containing protein, which translates into the protein MEKKGSFVLGVFIGFAVQVVIGFFGVTAWISDFIGGLAAGYIAGTDYFKGAFAGFLAGILGGLILAVIFSVAGVLIGRFLSPIMPLLGPISSLIGVGLGLLAILLGLKGALVGAIGGFIGSFIASKI
- a CDS encoding DUF86 domain-containing protein, translated to MPIDIDVIENRISDIKKTIQELHRLTTKQYEKLSMDEKYSIRYNVIVLVEALVALCSHISIEDLDKTPQSYKESVRIVAEHFSLPCTEDLEALVGLRNLLIHRYHVILDRKIYFFIKEDFECLYKLIEEVEKKYL
- a CDS encoding type II toxin-antitoxin system VapC family toxin, producing the protein MKSCHGLEKIDSVESERNVVLDANVIAKWILPGEPWEDQALKLREKLVNGEIEVHEPVLLVYELASLLVRAIRMGRIKSEDGKLAMKLLNKLGIELYEINLSEGANLIELAENLNITTYDATYISLAKKLKALLISADNEIYTKAKNFVKIKHLKEI